In Aspergillus nidulans FGSC A4 chromosome II, the genomic stretch GTACCAAACAGTGGTCGTAATCCACGATCCTTGAACTGGCTTCCTGGCTGACGCGAATTGGCCGTGAGAAGAAAAGTAGGCGATCAACCTTGGATTGTTCTGGGTCTGCGCGAACCTAGAGACTGGCGTAATAACTTGACCATTAGCCACCATCCAAcagagcagcaggctgatcTAGCACATTTCGAGTAATACAAACCTTTATTCTGGGCTGCTCAACTGTAACTGGCGAGCTGGCGTACTTGTGGTATGAATGAATTGATTACGTTGGAACTGCTTAGGACTTGGAAGTTGCGGCGTAGATCTTGAGTTATTGATACCTGAAACGTCAGGCAACAAGAGGCAGTTAGTTACCAAATGCAGTTAAAGGAACCTAACTAGTTGACCTACATTACCTGGTTAGTTATCCTTCCTTATATTGACCATGGTGCAAGATACTGACCTACAAACCACTTACTCACTgacatcctcatcttcagaaagtattccagatcatcaagaTCAGTTCTCTCAAATCTCTTACCGCTGGTACATAGGTAGTCGAAACCCTTGGCGGACGTCTTCAGGGTCCGGCTCATACCTGAGTCGAATGAAAGCCAAGAGCTTGGAACAGTCTTATACTGTGTGTACGTCCCAGAGAGCTTCCTACGAGTATATTCGGGATTTCTTTTGGAGCGCCTAATTGCATAAACATCTATCGACGTCGGCTCCGCAGCGATCCTAGAAATGGAGGCTGGCACTGGCGGGTGACCTCTGAATTTCGTCCCATTTCTGGCTCAGTTCAACAACTCCGTGGAATATAGTTTATCTGTCCACTCAAAGGCTGGTCATTTGTGAAATTTGCTGTGCACAACATGGAGAAGCTGCGCGCTATAGGGTTGTGTGGCTAGCACATTGTTATTGCAAACAGCTAGCAACGCTGTGCATGTCGCTACGTCCTAGTAGCTCCGCTCAGAGTATCCGGACTTCGTTCGCCCTCATGGCCCTCATGATGTTGGAGATCATTGCGATGATTTCATACATTGAACTGATCATCAGGAGAATCAGCGTTGTCGGCTAGTACCCCCTTATAGAACAGCCAGGTTTCTGTGCCAAGGGAGTACAAATAAGAGAACAGTCTTACCTATCGGCTACTGCGAGGTAAACTCGCTTTGGAGCACACACTCGGGTTCAATTCAGTACCTATATCCCTTGAAAGCGCCTCGGCAAAGTCACCGGCGCCCGCACAATTGGCTTCTCGGTTCCAATTGAgcatttctcctttctcaccatgTTTATGCCAATACCTGAAAACACTCCTTATCAACCGCAATCCCCTCCTAGGCCCAAGTCAATGATATTGCAAAATCTTCTCAGACCTCTGCTCGTGCCGGTTGGAACCGACATTATACCCCATCTACCACACCGATAACCCGAGGACCGGCCTGGTCAGAGATAATCGAGGTTCCAGCCGATATACTGGATGTGCCGCGGGAAAGCAATACACCCTTTGAGCGGTTGTGCAGTGGGTCCACGAGCCGCTTCTGTTTACTGTCATGGATAGTTTTTCTAGAAGGCTGATTAGTTTTAAACCAACATTTCTTGCGCATGTAGCGGGTGGCTTATTGCTCAATACCACGCGCACCAGGAATGCTTGCCTACTCTTGCGGGACAGGGGCCTGTTAGTGCgggatgacgaagaagtaaGCGAAGGTGTGGAAGAGATGGGTTAGCTCCATGCGTAGCGATGAATATTTCGCTTGCTAATATCTACTAGGAGGAAAGACTATGCTACGCGTTTCTCTTTTCCCCCGGGTCTAGAATTTTATTCAGCAATAACAACATCTTTCCCGGCTACAAGTTACCACTATCCATCTGACTTTACACGCGTTGCGAACTAATCTTCGTTATATTGCTGTTATATCAGTAACCTGGAGCTGTCAGCATGTCCATACAGCTAGGCCATAATAACTGATTGGTAATATGCCAATTTATCTTACTACAACGTGAACATAAAACTATCCTGCAGGGGTGAGTAAGTTTATTGCCTTCACCCAGTACTTTAGAAACCTCGTTTGGAGATTCGAGTTTAGGCATTGGATAGACTCAAGGCGAGTGCCTACTAGGTATGTGCTCAAAGCCGACTACTTCCTACTAGTGTCaatactactactactaccaccaccacctaAAGCGGCTAGGACCAGGAGGTCTCACGATCTACCTCATAGCTGACTACACTTCAAAGCTGTTTCTGCGCGATCAAGCGCAAAGCATACAGATGGTCAGGAACGCAATCCGTAAATGCAATAGTGACGAAACAAGATCGCTGAAAGAACCTCAGCACAGCGGAGACCATGCAAATGGACCAAGCAAACCTCCAATGCCAGCAACCAAGATGAAGCAGTTGAGCCGCTATTAAAAGCCCATTCAGGCAGCCAAAACCCTACAATCGACCCCTCTCTTTCTCAATTCCCTGCCAACATTCCCATTCCCCACCTCCTCAACATAGTACGGTTGATTCGGCAATCGAACCTCccatctcttcctccccgGTAAATGTAAGCCCCTCAGTGGCTCCAAAAACACCGgcagcttctcgaccggCTCGCAGAACCAACTTCCGCTTAGGTGTAATGTGAAATTCTGTAGGCCCGCCATGCGCGTTAGGGCGCCGCATGTCTCGAGCCACTGCTGCCGGCCTGCGGAGAAGTAGACTGATTTCACAGGGTCTTTTGTGGGCAGCCAGTGGCCCGGGAACGCCCAGGAGAGTTCGACGCAGCGGATGGAGTCCCAGAAATCGGGGGGGATTGTGGGATGTAGGTATGTGAGGGACCAGGTGTTGCTGAATTCGAAAGTGTTGAGGGAGTAGAGGAGGTGAATGGATTCGGCATATACCTGCTTGCACACTATCGGGAGTGCGAGGAGATTGCTTCGCATCAGCATTTGCGGAGATCGAGATCCCTCtctgctactgctgctgctgctgcaacagCTGGAACTCGATGAAGGCAGTCCACCGCGACAGATATCGCATGCTTCAATTTTCGTGAACACGCCGGGACATACAACATGTCCCATGCGTCTGTCTGGGCGCTGGATGATATGAATGCGCATGCCGCCGAGAACCAGTTCCCAGATCATCAGACGCAGCTCGGGCGAAAGCTTCGACAGCAGCGAACTCTGCAGTTGGACGTCCCAGTTGAATCTTGAATcagcttgcttttgctgcgGTCGCGActggctttggcttcgaGTAGAGACCGCGCTCTGTCTGCGAGAGCGAGGGAGGGCCGCGGGCTTATTGTCTGGTTTGGATGATTGATTTCAGTCTTGGCTCGAGACAatgaagatgggaagacgaagactgACTTTGGTACCGATGCGCTAATACATCCTCCCAGGAAAACACGCCCTGCTTGATTCTTGCCATCTCTGCTGGGTTGGTAGGGGAGTGGGGTTGTTCGGAAAGGTAACGGTTGGGAGCAAGTCGTACGATGATGAGGTAAAAATCCGCGTCAATAAATCATATTAATGATCACGTCGAACAGAAGACGTGTCGGTTCATGGGCCTCGGGGCGATTGGGAAAACACAAAGTCGCAATCAGGCGAGAAGAGTTGGGGAAGTGTTGTTTGTGGCTGTGAGGGGACAGGAGGGGACGAGAGGGGGATCCGTGCCTTGTCTATCCTGCAGTATCCGAGACTTCGGGCGCAGGACAAGATAACAGCAAAAAAGCGAGAGAAGGACGTTTTAAAGCCCTCATGGTGAACAAACAAGGAGGTCGAAGAGTCGGTGAGGCTATATCAAAAGGGCCCGGGGATGGTCGTCTTTTAAGCTGAGAGATAAGGACTCAGCAAACCTCTAAATGCCTAGGTATCTTTGATAAGGTCTTCGTTCCTCCACCACGACTCTTGCGGGGAAATTCGGCCGTCCAACCGATATCGATCGACTCGCCGGTCAATCGCTAATACTCCGTTAGTCTTTAAAATAGAACACCCAGGGTTAAGCTGTCGCCGAGATCGGAGACAAGGGGGCGTCCCGTCCCGTCGCGATTGATAACAGAGTACAGTATATCATAAGCATATCCAAGGGTAGAAAGATGCACATGTGATGTATCAATATTTACAAATAAACCTGAAGTCACTTGCTGCATGATAAAAGCGATATACTAGATTGGTAAGCGAGCGCCCGAGAAAGATCCATAGCGAATATGCAATGAAAGACTGGCTAACTCAACTGCAGAAACAATGCGCTAAGCCGGCTGACTATGCAGTAGGCTGTGAAGCATTGGCCCCTAAGGTGTTGGTCGGACAAGGCGCCTTCAGTCCCTCGGACAGCAGCGCAAGTCCAGTCGCATCGAGCTGGTCAACAGTCTCCTCTGGTGGGACAACCCCCACGTACGCATTGAAGTTGTATATGCCGCAAACACACTCGTCCACAATATCCTTCAGACTTGTACCAGACATGACGGTTTCACCATCGCGAACAACCGAAAACGTCTGCTCCCCGACCCCCATTTCCATGGCGAATGCGCTTGCTCCAGCGGATGCCTCGAAGCTGCTCTCTTTTGCCCCAGATGTGACTTGGATCGTGGCCGGAGACGTGAGAAGCGAGACAACAAAGATTTCGTCCTGCATAATCTCCCACCCGTCAGGACGCCCGCGAAAGAAGTTTCCAGTCGAGTTGTCAGGGCTTCCGCCCATGGTGGTGTCTGTTGAGTCGCACTCGACGTCTTTGGGCGTCGGCCGGTACCAGTAGATCAGCTTCTCGTCTTGAATGTACTGGTCCGGCGAGGTCTCGCCTGCTTTGTAGGCGGCGATGAAGGGGCGTGACATTTCGAGCCAGCCATTGTGTGGCCTGCAGAAGTCAGGATTATGGTCTGTCAAAGTGGATTGAAAATGAAAGAATGCTGCTCACATGTCCATTACCCATTTCGAAGCCCCATCGTCTGTGTGCGGAGACGACAAGGGTCCAATGTAGTGCGACTCTCCGTAATCGTTCCAGGTAACGATTTCAACAAACCGAGGACCGAGTTCCAGAATCTCTCGCCAGCGGTTGTACCAAAGCAAATCACCGGGAAACACCCAGTTCTTACTGTACGATACCTCGCCTCCAAAATGGGTAAAGAACCAGCCCGATGCAGCTATCCTCATCAGCCACAGTGCTCGAGAGCCAGAACATCAAACTTACGCGCAACATAAGGCTTGTCCCCTAGGGCTTCAGTATATGCCCGATCACCATCGGCAACCGTCACATTGGCACCGGGCTTGGGTGCCTTGTTGTTGCCATCACTGTCCCAGGCCATCCAATTCAGCGCACCGTCAACATCGCCAAAGTCGCCCATGTTAGGGTGGTAGTTAGGTGCCCAGAAGATGTCAGTTCCAGCGCTAGACTCGATCT encodes the following:
- a CDS encoding uncharacterized protein (transcript_id=CADANIAT00004923) — encoded protein: MARIKQGVFSWEDVLAHRYQNNKPAALPRSRRQSAVSTRSQSQSRPQQKQADSRFNWDVQLQSSLLSKLSPELRLMIWELVLGGMRIHIIQRPDRRMGHVVCPGVFTKIEACDICRGGLPSSSSSCCSSSSSSREGSRSPQMLMRSNLLALPIVCKQVYAESIHLLYSLNTFEFSNTWSLTYLHPTIPPDFWDSIRCVELSWAFPGHWLPTKDPVKSVYFSAGRQQWLETCGALTRMAGLQNFTLHLSGSWFCEPVEKLPVFLEPLRGLHLPGRKRWEVRLPNQPYYVEEVGNGNVGRELRKRGVDCRVLAA
- a CDS encoding protein agnB (transcript_id=CADANIAT00004924) encodes the protein MYLKTLFLALAACTSAFPQLKVPKVQKNVARANETTDRLVFCHFMIGISSNRESADDYDADMQLAKDLGIDAFALNIGVDPYTDTQLGYAYESAARNDMKVFISFDFNWYHTDQAAAVGSKIAQYASEPAQLMVDDKVFVSSFAGDGIDVAQIESSAGTDIFWAPNYHPNMGDFGDVDGALNWMAWDSDGNNKAPKPGANVTVADGDRAYTEALGDKPYVAPASGWFFTHFGGEVSYSKNWVFPGDLLWYNRWREILELGPRFVEIVTWNDYGESHYIGPLSSPHTDDGASKWVMDMPHNGWLEMSRPFIAAYKAGETSPDQYIQDEKLIYWYRPTPKDVECDSTDTTMGGSPDNSTGNFFRGRPDGWEIMQDEIFVVSLLTSPATIQVTSGAKESSFEASAGASAFAMEMGVGEQTFSVVRDGETVMSGTSLKDIVDECVCGIYNFNAYVGVVPPEETVDQLDATGLALLSEGLKAPCPTNTLGANASQPTA